The following proteins are co-located in the Myxococcota bacterium genome:
- a CDS encoding YifB family Mg chelatase-like AAA ATPase has translation MLVRTFGATVSVIDGVRVSVEVEAGAGLPAFHIVGQADRVVNESRDRIRAAFRQSGLEFPPGRVTVNLAPTGLPKVGPALDLPIAVAVAGTRVELESERLARVLFLGELGLDGALRPVRGVLAMLGAAEDSAIREVVVAPGNLGEAALGPDLRAFGAPDLASVLDWLRGERALDTPAEPHESPAPAAGGPDLAEVHGQEAAKRALEVAAAGGHALLLVGPPGSGKTLLAQRLPGILPPLGFEAALEATRIHSAAGALAADGLLAQPPFRAPHHSTSDAGMAGGGRPLRPGEISLAHRGVLFLDELPEFRRPVLEALRQPLEEGEIRLARAHGSVRLPARFQLIAAMNPCPCGWRGTAARECRCLEPEVARYRAKLSGPLLDRIDLHIPVSPVPWRDMLRAGPAGEPSARVRERVCAARERQTRRFARAGWSCNAEIPHPALAEHCPLDPPARALLERSVARLGLTMRAFVRTLRVARTLADLDARESLGQSHVAEALAYRAFA, from the coding sequence GTGCTGGTGCGGACGTTCGGTGCGACCGTGTCGGTGATCGACGGTGTGCGTGTCTCGGTCGAAGTCGAGGCGGGCGCGGGGCTGCCCGCGTTCCACATCGTGGGGCAGGCCGACCGGGTCGTGAACGAGAGCCGCGACCGGATCCGCGCGGCGTTCCGCCAGTCAGGTCTCGAGTTCCCGCCCGGGCGAGTCACGGTGAACCTCGCGCCCACCGGCCTGCCCAAGGTGGGTCCGGCGCTCGACCTGCCGATCGCCGTGGCCGTGGCCGGCACGCGCGTCGAGCTCGAGTCCGAGCGCCTGGCGCGCGTGCTGTTCCTGGGCGAGCTCGGCCTCGACGGCGCCCTGCGGCCGGTGCGCGGCGTGCTCGCCATGCTGGGCGCGGCCGAGGACAGCGCGATTCGCGAGGTGGTGGTCGCGCCGGGGAACCTGGGCGAGGCGGCGCTGGGCCCGGACCTGCGCGCGTTCGGCGCGCCCGACCTGGCCAGCGTGCTCGACTGGCTGCGCGGCGAGCGCGCGCTCGATACGCCGGCCGAGCCCCACGAGTCACCGGCGCCGGCGGCCGGCGGGCCCGATCTCGCCGAGGTACACGGTCAGGAGGCCGCCAAGCGCGCGCTCGAGGTCGCGGCCGCGGGCGGTCATGCGCTCTTGCTCGTCGGCCCGCCGGGCAGCGGCAAGACACTGCTCGCGCAGCGCCTGCCGGGAATCCTGCCGCCGCTCGGCTTCGAGGCCGCGCTCGAGGCCACGCGCATCCACAGCGCCGCGGGCGCGCTGGCGGCCGACGGCCTGCTCGCGCAGCCGCCCTTCCGCGCGCCGCACCACAGCACGTCCGACGCCGGCATGGCGGGCGGCGGCCGGCCGCTGCGACCCGGGGAGATCTCGCTCGCGCACCGCGGCGTGTTGTTTCTCGACGAGCTGCCCGAGTTCCGGCGGCCGGTGCTCGAGGCGCTGCGCCAGCCGCTCGAGGAGGGCGAGATCCGGCTCGCGCGCGCCCACGGCAGCGTGCGCCTGCCGGCGCGCTTCCAGCTGATCGCCGCCATGAACCCCTGCCCGTGCGGCTGGCGCGGCACGGCCGCGCGCGAGTGCCGCTGTCTCGAGCCCGAGGTCGCGCGCTACCGCGCGAAGCTCTCGGGCCCGCTGCTCGACCGCATCGACCTACACATTCCGGTGTCGCCCGTGCCGTGGCGCGACATGCTGCGCGCCGGGCCCGCCGGCGAGCCGAGCGCGCGCGTGCGCGAGCGGGTGTGCGCCGCGCGCGAGCGCCAGACGCGCCGCTTCGCTCGGGCCGGGTGGAGCTGCAACGCCGAGATCCCCCATCCGGCGCTCGCCGAGCACTGCCCGCTCGACCCGCCGGCGCGCGCGCTGCTCGAGCGCTCGGTGGCCCGGCTGGGACTCACCATGCGCGCCTTCGTGCGCACGCTGCGCGTGGCGCGCACGCTGGCGGACCTCGACGCCCGCGAGTCGCTCGGCCAGTCGCACGTGGCCGAGGCGCTGGCCTACCGCGCGTTCGCCTGA
- a CDS encoding dienelactone hydrolase family protein has protein sequence MAGQMVEFASNGGQAQGYLATPASGSGPALVVIQEWWGLVPHIKAVADRFAAEGFFALAPDLYRGESAKKPDDAGRLMMALDIDRSARDLAGAVAFLLARKGVSARKVGTVGFCMGGQLALATACKSGDVGACVDFYGVHPNVRLDFAKLSAPVLGLFAERDGFVTPEIARKLERDVKAAGKSFELHIYPGVDHAFFNDTRPDVYNREAATDAWNRTTQFFRRNLH, from the coding sequence ATGGCGGGACAGATGGTCGAGTTCGCGAGCAACGGCGGGCAGGCGCAGGGCTACCTCGCGACGCCGGCCTCGGGCAGCGGACCCGCGCTGGTGGTGATCCAGGAGTGGTGGGGGCTGGTGCCGCACATCAAGGCCGTGGCCGATCGCTTCGCGGCCGAAGGCTTCTTCGCGCTCGCGCCCGACCTGTACCGCGGCGAGTCGGCCAAAAAGCCCGACGACGCGGGCCGGCTCATGATGGCGCTCGACATCGACCGCTCGGCGCGCGACCTCGCGGGCGCGGTCGCGTTCCTGCTCGCACGCAAGGGAGTCAGTGCGCGCAAGGTCGGCACCGTGGGCTTCTGCATGGGCGGGCAGCTCGCGCTGGCGACGGCCTGCAAGAGCGGAGACGTGGGCGCGTGCGTCGACTTCTACGGCGTGCACCCCAACGTGCGCCTCGACTTCGCCAAGCTCTCCGCGCCGGTGCTGGGGCTGTTCGCGGAGCGCGATGGCTTCGTGACTCCCGAGATCGCGCGCAAGCTCGAGCGCGACGTGAAGGCCGCGGGCAAGTCGTTCGAGCTGCACATCTACCCCGGCGTCGACCACGCGTTCTTCAACGATACGCGCCCCGACGTCTACAACCGCGAGGCCGCCACCGATGCCTGGAACCGCACGACGCAGTTCTTCCGCCGAAACCTGCACTGA
- a CDS encoding methyltransferase domain-containing protein, translating to MSRPRETGRGPGSWGAVAQHLRETARMRESLPPERVALLQDVLRLAGRLHGARALDVGCGSGALARQLAAGGAQVVAIDASPAAVHAAAHEAKESGELPLPEFAVADLLAPDSLPRGPFELVTCVLALHESADPERALRSAAKLLHPRGRLVLALEHPWRAEGQKGPLASLPALLGALRNAGLRLIDAAEPAPPGAPPGERPHHLVIAAERTRLRPRNRGTSH from the coding sequence ATGTCTCGACCCCGTGAAACAGGAAGAGGCCCGGGTTCCTGGGGCGCGGTGGCGCAGCACCTGCGCGAGACCGCGCGCATGCGCGAGAGCCTGCCGCCCGAACGGGTGGCCCTGCTGCAGGACGTGCTTCGGCTCGCGGGCCGCCTTCACGGCGCGCGCGCGCTCGACGTGGGCTGCGGCAGCGGCGCGCTGGCGCGCCAGCTCGCCGCCGGCGGCGCGCAGGTCGTGGCGATCGACGCCTCGCCCGCGGCCGTGCACGCGGCGGCCCACGAGGCCAAGGAGTCCGGCGAGCTCCCGCTGCCCGAGTTCGCGGTCGCCGATCTGCTCGCGCCCGACTCGCTGCCGCGCGGACCGTTCGAGCTCGTGACCTGCGTGCTCGCGCTGCACGAGAGCGCCGACCCGGAGCGCGCGCTGCGCTCGGCCGCGAAGTTACTCCACCCGCGCGGCCGGCTCGTGCTCGCGCTCGAGCACCCGTGGCGCGCGGAGGGGCAGAAGGGACCGCTCGCCAGCCTGCCCGCGCTGCTCGGCGCGCTGCGCAACGCCGGCCTGCGACTCATCGACGCCGCCGAGCCCGCGCCACCCGGCGCGCCGCCCGGCGAGCGCCCGCACCACCTGGTGATCGCCGCCGAGCGCACGCGCCTGCGCCCGCGCAACCGCGGGACCAGTCACTGA
- a CDS encoding YkgJ family cysteine cluster protein: protein MSARGLRFECTGCGGCCTARGEYAHVYLNPDEAADLAKELELPLKEFRRRFTFVDEYGYTQLRFDDSTCVFLERKTNRCTVYGARPTQCRTFPFWRDLVSGGRFTPEARALCEGIGRGPTHRMADVEARMLEMELADEG from the coding sequence GTGAGCGCTCGGGGCCTGCGCTTCGAGTGCACGGGCTGCGGCGGCTGCTGCACCGCGCGCGGCGAGTACGCGCACGTGTACCTGAACCCGGACGAGGCGGCGGACCTGGCGAAAGAGCTCGAGCTCCCGCTCAAGGAGTTCCGGCGCCGCTTCACGTTCGTGGACGAGTACGGCTACACCCAGCTGCGCTTCGACGATTCCACCTGCGTGTTCCTCGAGCGCAAGACCAACCGCTGCACGGTCTACGGGGCGCGCCCCACCCAGTGCCGCACCTTCCCGTTCTGGCGCGACCTGGTGTCCGGGGGGCGCTTCACGCCCGAGGCGCGGGCGCTGTGCGAGGGCATCGGCCGGGGGCCGACCCACCGCATGGCGGACGTCGAGGCCCGCATGCTCGAGATGGAGCTCGCGGACGAGGGCTGA
- the ltaE gene encoding low-specificity L-threonine aldolase — translation MTRIDLRSDTVTRPTPAMREAMARADVGDDVYGEDPTVNRLQELVAARLGKEAALFVPSGTMANQIALRSLSEPGDGAIAARDSHIWLYESGAAAALAGVQFTLIGEQGSFGAEDVRAAIYPSDDHFPRTRVVCVENTHNRSGGRIFPLERIREVAQLSRARGLRLHLDGARIWNAEAATGIDAARWAEPFDTVSCCLSKGLGAPVGSLVAGSRERIVRAHRFRKMQGGGMRQAGVLAAAGLYALEHHTKRLSEDHANARRLADGLAALPGVTLTPPETNIVIFRRPDASAWAARLRTRGLYLSEISSDSLRAVTHLDVSAQDVDRALAIMREEGR, via the coding sequence GTGACTCGCATCGATCTGCGCAGCGACACGGTGACGCGCCCGACCCCCGCCATGCGCGAGGCGATGGCGCGGGCCGACGTCGGCGACGACGTGTACGGCGAGGATCCGACCGTGAACCGGCTGCAGGAGCTGGTCGCGGCGCGGCTGGGCAAGGAAGCCGCGCTGTTCGTGCCGTCGGGCACCATGGCCAACCAGATCGCGCTGCGCTCACTCAGCGAGCCCGGCGATGGCGCGATCGCGGCGCGCGACTCGCACATCTGGCTCTACGAGTCGGGCGCGGCCGCCGCGCTGGCCGGCGTGCAGTTCACGCTGATCGGCGAGCAGGGGTCGTTCGGCGCCGAGGACGTGCGCGCGGCGATCTACCCCTCGGACGACCACTTCCCGCGCACGCGCGTGGTGTGCGTCGAGAACACGCACAACCGCAGCGGCGGCCGCATCTTCCCGCTCGAGCGCATCCGCGAGGTCGCCCAGCTCTCGCGTGCGCGCGGCCTGCGCCTGCACCTGGACGGCGCGCGCATCTGGAATGCCGAGGCGGCGACCGGCATCGACGCGGCGCGCTGGGCCGAGCCGTTCGACACGGTGTCGTGCTGTCTCTCGAAGGGGCTGGGGGCGCCGGTCGGCTCGCTGGTCGCGGGCTCGCGCGAGCGGATCGTGCGCGCGCACCGCTTCCGCAAGATGCAGGGCGGCGGCATGCGCCAGGCGGGCGTGCTGGCCGCGGCCGGGCTGTACGCGCTCGAGCACCACACCAAGCGCCTGAGCGAGGACCACGCCAACGCGCGCCGGCTGGCCGACGGGCTCGCGGCGCTGCCGGGAGTCACTCTGACTCCGCCCGAGACCAACATCGTGATCTTCCGCCGCCCCGACGCCAGCGCCTGGGCGGCGCGGCTGCGCACGCGCGGGCTATATCTGTCCGAGATCTCGAGTGACTCGCTGCGCGCGGTGACCCACCTCGACGTGTCGGCGCAGGACGTCGACCGCGCGCTCGCGATCATGCGCGAAGAGGGCCGGTGA